agaaCATGATGTAACTAGCTTCGGTGCTTTAGAATGGTGAAAGGTAAATTGTGAAAAATAGAGGATATTATCTAGAATGGCAGCTGATGTTCTTGCTATTCCAATCTCAACTGTGGCTTCAGAGTCAACTTTTAGTGCTGGTGGAAGGGTAATTGATAATTTCGATCCTCACTAAATCCGACTACAGTTGAAGCTTTAATTTGTGGAGGAAATTGGCTTCAAGTTTTTTATGGCCTAAGAAACAAGTCTAAGGTTGAAGATAGCTCTGTGAAGATTACAATACCAATTTAAGTTGTCAAATAAATATTCAAAACTTGATAGCTGATAGCTATAAGATgtaatattttaagtttgttaaATATATGGAtgcattgttttttattttgttatattaaaattataattttttatatagaaCTATAGATTATGTTCCAGTTATTTGAGCCAACTCGTGAGCTTTCCATGAGTtgagcttgagcttaagaaataggctcgattgttaatgagtcgagtcgTGAACCAAGTTTAATTtttgtgagccgagcttgagctttgTCTGGCTCGGCTcagcttgactcacttccagccttAGCTACTAGATATATCGAGTCTGGCAATTTACCGATACGTGagatcacagccagtaggacatgcatgcatcatgtgtattTGTTTGCCATTGCTTAGGTGTGCataaatattttgatttgtctATTTGTTAATCTTGTTTAGCTACTAATTGTATTACTTGTTCTAaatattcttatttataattgtttggtatgattgtttgtttgtgtttgcatTCTATTTTGAAAGTATAGAAACTGAGAACAATGAGGATGAATGTTGGGAGTGGACGAGACTAGTAGTGAATTAAAGTACTTTTATCTAAGCAAATTTAATCCTGTATGAATTAGTTAAGATTTTTGGGAATTGGATTCTTGGGAAGTTGGAGATCATAATAGTTTAGAGGGTTCATATTTtcttatgtaatttttatttaaaactgtTATCCTATTGGAAACTTTTGGATTTTTATCTATTGTTGTTATTCTATTTTTTAGATATAGGACGCAATGCAGCTCGCTGAAAGTGTGGGATTTCATACTATGAAGCGAAGAGAATTCTTTTGAGATTTATTTTGGTACTAGAAATTCTCTTCCTTTTTAAAAGTGTATTGTTGTATAACTTAAATTCTTTTTAGAGGCTTTTATTTAGAGAGATAAGTTTATATATTGTATTCTCCCTAATGATGTATAATTTTAACTGGTATTTTTTTTGCAGGTTAAGACTAAtaactattatatatctttacTTGAACTTATATATCTGCTTATGTATATGACGTTTATTGTTTTAACGCGTTCATATGTGATTAAGGGTTGACAATGTttaattttttcacaaattcctaattataatattatttttctataattttatatgtatgtttttttaaatattgtaatGTTTTATCAtagttaatttataattataacgTAAAATGTTATATAATAAAGTGTTATAGATAGAACATTAAAATTACATTTTTGATAGATATTAAAATAAGTGTCAACCTGATTAAAAGATAATACtacaataatatttttcaaaaagaaataaataaaatgttatgataatataaaataatattaaaggaCACGGAGAGAGATTTTGTGAAAGTAAAAAGTATGCGAATATAgcaaaaaataaagtgcaaacgTGAAGTGCGTTTTGGTTTAAGTGCTAATAAAGTAATAATAGTTTATAATTTCATATTACTTTTGCTTCCTCTTTCTTTTAGCATCCAATCCTACAGTAAATTAAAGTTCAATTCATTCCGCTACGAGATTTTTCGTGTCATGGTCCTCATGGAAACAAGttcaattttctctctctctttgttcTTTTGGTCAACACTAGAGTCAGCTCAGATCAGTAGTCAAGGCTAATTATGTGGACCATTTTTACTGTGGATCTGGAACCCTACAATAAGCCCAAGCTGCATGCATGCATCAACGCAATTATGGAGTCAACACCCTATTAAGTATTagtcaattttaagtttttaactaacaAACAAATAAACTTATTTATTCTACGATTTTTTAAATCACATTTTTACTCCTCTCAATTCTACTCTTTTTTTTCCCTATACATATATACACACtaattttaagatttaattattctgtcattttctataattttatcaaattttttattagactcttatatatatatttttaattggtttCAATATATACTACAttatattttgtaattaagtttttaCCGTGataaaaacgttaaaattaatagaatattttatttaattatataaaatattcagtCAAATTTTAGACATATTCATtttatttaacagaatattctgttaatttcaattatttttgtcacgataagaatttaattacaaaatttaatacAGTATATAGAgactcaataaaaaaattataaaaacctaattaaaaatttagtaaaactacaagaattaacagaataattaaacctaattttAACCACCACCACCATTCGCCTACCACTAGTGATTGTCTCCTCTCCCTTGCCAACCACTGTCGACCGCCTGTCACCATCCATCATTCTTCATCATCTCTAGCCGCTCTAAATCCTAAACCttagattttaaatttactaTAATATTTTTAGTCTATTTATAACTATAACTAGTAAAAATTATGATCATAAATTTATGGTCATTATATTGTTTTTGACTTTAAATCACAATTTTTTATTATGACCTATTTTATCGTGGACTCGTCGCAATAGCTCTATATAATcacatttgttttttttatttatgatccCGATTTTTTATCACAGTTATCATTTTTTCTATCTAACACATTAAGCCGCATACAATTTAAATCATGAACATAGAATAAACTATGATCATCGTTTTTTTAAACCATATATACAACGATAATTTTAACCACTATCCACCCACCACCAGTGGTTGCCGCCCCTCCCCTCTAGCCACTGTCGACCACCCACCACCATTCACCGCTTccaattatcttaaattttagatattaaattttaaattacaaattttaaattttaaatcataaattaattttattttattttacttttaaggatttttttcttaaattttggatatatttattatttttggttttggatttttttatattaatttattttcaattattgactaatttttaaattagctGGTTGAATTAATGTTGTCCTTCTATATGTTCTTTTGCATGCATATATTATTTACTAATTGCAACGcggatttaatttgtttgtttatgGTAACTACTAACTAGAATGGTTTTGACCAATAGATAGGTCAAGCAGTTGAATTTTCTAATGTGTTCACAGTTTTGAATTCTTACATTCCTCTTTCTCTGAATTTTTCTGACtaactttttaaatatatagGTTGAATGTTTTCTATGAAAAGCATGTACtctttacaaataaaaaattacatagaTTGTTTCAATAATTAATATGTACCGTGCAAACTTCTTGATCATATATATACCCGAGATATTACTATTAAATTTCTCTCTTATCTTTGGAACTAATTTTGTATTCTCCCTCAGTTAAAGGGCAAATGTTATTCACATAATTAAGTCAAGTCAATCCTATTGCAAATTAAAGCTCTTATACTATTGACACTTGACAGGTTCTATGATCTCTTGGAATTGAGCTGTCTAACCTGCCTATTATACGTGTCAAGCAAGACAGTGACAACATGTGTATAACTTTGACTGTATATACTAATGGCGCATTGATAAAAGTAATTACTAATTAGtagttttatttataaattaattaaattaataattatttaaaataaaaatttatatctgAACGTTAAAAGAAACATCAAAGTCTATTTGTTCATCATCATCTTTTAACacctatcaaaaaataaaattcatcttccaacaataattttaaaaattattctgaAATTTATCTAAAACTAATAAATTTGAGTCTGAATATATAAGGTACAGATTGTTTTTAAAATGAGATGTTTTTCTGTCTCTTCAGTATATTATCTAAACTCTTTGAAGAGATTAGGTGAGGGTACATATAAAAAATTTCGATGTTTAAACTAACAAtaaatttaaacaaatattttGTAAATTAGAGAATTTCAAGAATACCTTAAAGAGTGTCATAATATTTATCTAGATGAACCAATAACCACTTTATGAAGTAATTTTACTTTTAGTGGCGAATAAtcattcttttttattaaaaagattgttaaaatttttttttagattattaaaAGAGATTATAGAAATTAGTTATACATTTAAATATATAAGCAAAGTTAGATCTACGTCGCTGTGTCGAATATCTGTGAGATCGACTAGGTCATAATATAGATCTAAATACTAGTATAATAAAGTAGTGTTGATTCGACTTTAATCATTTTAGGTCTGACTTTATTAAAAGATCAGAATATCAACAgaaatcaatttcaaatttcaaagtaGTTCTAGgatgaaaattattttaataattcaaataaaCAATGTTTATctttaaagaatttaattaaactttGCTACAACTTGCTTTACTAATGTTCAGATCGCTTTTTGTCATGGTTGTTGGCTTATGTTGCTCCGTGATTTGGTACTTAGACAAGTTGGTACTTTGATCAGCTTTGATTCATTCATGGTGAAGGTAAATGCTTTAGCCAATACTTACATACAGAATATATAATATACatacataaatacaaaaaatagacATATTTAGTGACCAAACTATATTATATTTAAACAAAAAGCAATGAGAACTACATAACATGtcatgcatttttatttttactgtATTTCTACAAATTTTTATACTGCCTCAGAGTAAGTATAGAATGATTTAGCGCTTGTTCTTTGTgtttaaataaagtttaaaatttgtGAGAACGAAAAAAGTTGAAGGatattagatttttatttttaaggtttaaatttctttttctgtTGGCTTAAgaaaattaacataattatttaaGTGATGAAAGTTGCATTTTTAGTATTTACTCTTTAGACCCACTATTAACTAATAATGCTACAATTATTCATTGTAACAAAAAGTCAAAATTTCAACCTTCGTTGACTAAATAAGTCCTATGTCAATCTCTTCTAAATTAATGAATATTGTAAGTACGTAGCTTAAAACAATAGGCATCTTAATAGATTATTGAGGTCTTTGGCATAGCTTGCATTATTTTTGTTTGCAAGTGAAAATGATGAAAAGAGATCAGACACGCCATTATGCTCCAGACAGAAAATGAGTTATATTCCTAATGGATTGGCTGGATACAAATAGTTGCACGAATTTCATGGAAAAGATGAAGGCCAAGAATAATTGATAAAGGATGCAACGACTGCTGAcccgtgatatatatatatatattagaaagatACAATTTATGATTTATCACCATCTTTGATTATATCAAAGATAATAATGTACAATTATTTTTCTCGAAAATATTTAGTAACTAAAATAAATTAGCTAAAAATacgtaaaatttattttatttaatatttattaattattatataataattaataaatattaaataagataaatttttatttttttatttttttagtattatcgttttttttttaactgttCATCCAGTATTCGAATAGCTATATTTACAAGTTTCGAACTTCAACCTTATTTAGGCTATATTAAGGtttaatttagtaaaatttttattttttattaaaaataatttataaaaattaatttttaaaagataatcttttaaaaaatatagtatttatacttagtaaatcaaattaaaaataatttttaataaatacaagtagCAACAATTACGTttagtaaaatagtttttaaaatttaaaaatactataaaagacataaatttaaacgttaaatttaaaaattagttaatatatgagattatattagacttttaattttttttaaaaaaatttatcttagttatttttgaaagtACTCTGATTTTTTAAAAACTACAAATacaaatacataatatttttatttaccaaacataaaaggATAAacttatacttttaaaaaataccaacactttttcaaatttttttttcaaatcaaaccTAAATCTCTTACCACTTTTGAGTTTTGAtcaatgtttatatttttttatcctaGTGAAAAAATGTATATGTttcaatattttatatatttatactcAAAATGACAGTTAGGTTAACCCGAAAACAGGAGCGGAGTTACATACATAGAAAAGGGGTGATGgtcccctaattttaattttttacatataaattatatgtaaattttagtttagtcctttctaaaattttattttaattttattttattgtataaatattttaaaccTCTCTAATATTTCATCTAATTTTGTCTCTATCTGAAAAATGTCGATGGTTCGTCGATCATCATTTTGAATATggagaaaatttaaaattctaagtcAATTATCCTGATTTTCGAGGTACTTACAAATCAACAAAGTATTAATCATTTTAGCCAGAGTCATAAGATTTGGGATCTTATATAGTATCCACCATGTGCCAATGATATTAAGAACCGTGTAGGAAATTAGATTTAAAATGGTAAAAACTTACCTAGAATTATTTTCACAAAATTATTTTCACGTGAAGtccataaataaatttttttagatgaTTTGATATAAAGAAAATTATTTGTGAGTTTTGCGgtttaaaatatataacaaatatgtAATTGTGTGTAAGTGTAACAAATACAATTCGGACACAAAATATACATACATCTGGCGATAAAGTGAAAAAATCATTTATTAACCCACGATACACTTTTCAAGTTTTccttcaatttattatttttacttaatGATAAAGTAATAAGGTTaaaactcaagtgcagtcgacttcacgtaaaattaatagttgagagacgttagatgaaaatttaatcaaatcagtcaaatcattatCTAATCACTCttaattatcaactttacgtaaaaTCGATCGCACCTGAATTTTTACCAAGtaataatatcattctcattcctTGACCCAATTGATGAACTCATTGAGATTCTTATCACCTTCAACTTTGTTCTTGATCATCATTTCCTTGAGTTTCAACGATCTCTTTTtgattccttcatcttcaagtaCCATTTCCACTTTCTTCTTTATCTCTTCCCTTGATACCAATCCATTTTCATCCTTCTCAAATTCAATCCCAACTTTCCACACATCACAAATATATGTCTTATTAATGATTTGGTCACTACAAAAAGGCCAACACAAAAAAGGGACACCGCAACACACACCTTCCATAGTCGAATTCCAACCACAATGACTAACAAAACAAGCTATCGAAGGGTGACTCAAAACTTTCTTCTTTTGCATCACCCAACCAACAATTTTACCTttgtttcccttaaaattttccgGGTATAATAatgggttattattattattcttgttaataacCCAAAGAAAAGGCTTGTTAAGAAAATCAAGTCCAAGAGCGAGTTCCTTGAATTGTTCCTTACTAGGTGATACCATGCTACCAAATGAAATGTATACAACGGATTTTGGTGGTTGCTGATCCAACCATTCCTGGCATGTTTTTTCTTCACTTTTGTTGTAATTAGTTGCAATCAATGGACCTATTGGTACGAGATTTGGTGATATGGAAAAGGGTCCTGGCTCAAGATCAATGGTTGTGTTGCAAAGCCACCATTTTGCTAGCTTTAGGGTTTGAATCTCTTGCTTCATGTGATGGAAGTAGAAAGTGTTATCCAAACAGTACCATGGCATGGCACTTGCATCTATCATAGGCATGTTTGAGCACAACTTAATTTTCTCATGTTCTTTGCTTGGGAGTCCTGATGAAATTCCAAAAGAGATAATTAACTATATATAGAAGATATAATTGCTTGGgacttatatatataaatgtatttAGTAAGGAAGTTCATGGATCGGATCCAATCCACATATCCGTGGTATTTATCCGGATTTGATTCGAAAATTGCGAATATGGATTCGACCCGCAAAGTTATCGGATCGAATCGGATTCGATCCGCACACTTATATGATCAGATTACGGATTTTATGTAGCATCCGCATATTTGCGGatctgcaaaaataaataaataaatattcttctATACTTagtttcaactaataattatatatgttttattattttaattttattatttaaaaaatatatatttaatattattttaagagtaaaaatatttaaaagagtaaaaaaatgaattttattaatatttttttaataaaaataaactttaaaaaattttttatattttatgaataTATCCGATATTCGATCCGATCGGCAAATATACGCATCGGATCCAAGCTAGTATTTAAATATTTCTAGGCACCTTTTCTAGAAATTCTTAGAAAATAAATCATACTCAACCTTTATgagatttattaaaatttaactcaattcttttctattttaaaatatacatgaattttctttgaattttatttatataatattatattttggaTATAACACTAAATATAGATAAATGTCATACATgcaaaaaataacaaagaatcataataaattttattaaataaaatatatttttaactttatcTAAATGTTATAAACTACATAAATAAACGCAGATTAAATTGATAAGTTAAATAGAAAATGGATTAGATTTAGAGATTTCTTGCTCTAAAAACACATAAAACTTTCTCTTCATGAATAGTACATATTATATGAAAATGAATATTTATGAATGAGTTTTACATTTTCAAGTGATTAAATTAACATAATTAAGTAAAATATATTTCTTACCATTTTGAGAATCTATAATGCCCTCATCAATAAGCCTCTGCATGGAATCAAAGGAGGCTAAGGAAGTTGCTGAGGCAGGCCAGAACAAAGCCCCTTTGAGGCCCAAATTGAGAGCAACTTGCAAGGCCCAACCCATGTTCTTAGTCACAATAACACAAGTAATCTTGTTATCACTATCCATAGCATTCACATCTTCTATAAGCTTTGGAAGCATAGCTACCATTGTGGTTTTTATGGACAATATAACCTTGGGCTGATCACTTCCATCATCTTCAGGGCCCAACCCATCTGGTAGGGACACCACCCTCATTTGTGATTTTACAAATTTACCCTCACTTGCAGCCCTATTCACCCTATTGAAGTTGTTATCTGAGGTCAAgaaagtgattttgtatccaTTTGTGGCCAAAACTTGACAAAATTGAAAAAGGGGACTAATATGTCCTAGGATTGGGTATGGTATTGCTAGAAAATGTGGTATCCCCATGCCTCTTAGATAATGGATCAATAAAAAATTGCAAAGAACAAGTTTTGTGTGTGTATGTTGTTTAGAATAATTGTTGATTTGTTATTATATAAAGGATTCACACATTGAATCTGCCAAATGCCAATATTGATGGACAATTTATATCTTGTCAAGTCAAAATAACGTATGCTCTAGGTTTGATTTAAGAAAAAGTTATTTGGCATATTTCAAGTCATAACGTATGCACTGGATTTGATTTTAAAAGCTATATTTGGTAATTGGTATATGAAGAATGTCCTTAGAGAAACTTTCCAAAAGAAAATTTCTAGAGAATAGTCCTATATTTAGATGTATaagaaaattataagaaaaactgCTTTAGTTGACCAATAAGTTTTAAGCTCATATATTGTCAATAATTctatttttcatcattcttttcttTACAAAAACAAGAAAGCATATATACTTGCTTAACGTAACTCGTAAAATAAAGCTAACATGACTGAATATTCATGGATGGTCATAGAGTGAGCAATACTTCACAATTTTGATTTGTATTGTTTTTGTCTAAAGTCTCTAATACGTTGTTGAGTTGTTAAATGGAGTTATTATAGA
The sequence above is drawn from the Arachis hypogaea cultivar Tifrunner chromosome 4, arahy.Tifrunner.gnm2.J5K5, whole genome shotgun sequence genome and encodes:
- the LOC112794479 gene encoding UDP-glycosyltransferase 83A1-like, which translates into the protein MGIPHFLAIPYPILGHISPLFQFCQVLATNGYKITFLTSDNNFNRVNRAASEGKFVKSQMRVVSLPDGLGPEDDGSDQPKVILSIKTTMVAMLPKLIEDVNAMDSDNKITCVIVTKNMGWALQVALNLGLKGALFWPASATSLASFDSMQRLIDEGIIDSQNGLPSKEHEKIKLCSNMPMIDASAMPWYCLDNTFYFHHMKQEIQTLKLAKWWLCNTTIDLEPGPFSISPNLVPIGPLIATNYNKSEEKTCQEWLDQQPPKSVVYISFGSMVSPSKEQFKELALGLDFLNKPFLWVINKNNNNNPLLYPENFKGNKGKIVGWVMQKKKVLSHPSIACFVSHCGWNSTMEGVCCGVPFLCWPFCSDQIINKTYICDVWKVGIEFEKDENGLVSREEIKKKVEMVLEDEGIKKRSLKLKEMMIKNKVEGDKNLNEFINWVKE